In Archangium violaceum, the following are encoded in one genomic region:
- a CDS encoding cytochrome P450 yields the protein MPTPSRDLNPVSPENLANRVPLYNELRQTDPVHWSDAMQAWVITRYDDMMAGCRDPRLTGDRSKFYERQVQALGPAAIEGFMRFARLQMTTLDGPEHVRVRRPAQTAFTAQALEIWRPAIRRITEELLAPLLPSGRMDLVADFSHLLPPIVIAEILGVPPADHQRFREWSVALGEFSSPAPGKDMREVAERANVATAELGNFLLTASEQRRRCPGKDALSHMILAGDEGKITPEEMLANATTVLVAGHLTTTDQISNSIYDLLTHPEQLRLLRENPRLMTSAVEEMLRFSPAVTTVFRVASETFQLRGRTIREGDLVCFFAGAANRDPEHFPDPDRFDITRDFSQQRIMTFSFGPHQCLGASLARMELEIAIELLIQHMPGLRLDPEQPPRRKSGNLLFHGFERMPLQW from the coding sequence ATGCCCACCCCCAGTCGCGACCTCAACCCGGTCAGCCCCGAGAATCTCGCCAACAGAGTTCCTCTCTACAATGAGTTACGGCAGACCGACCCCGTGCATTGGTCGGACGCGATGCAGGCCTGGGTCATCACCCGCTACGACGACATGATGGCGGGCTGCCGGGATCCTCGCCTGACGGGGGACCGCTCCAAGTTCTACGAGCGCCAGGTCCAGGCGCTGGGCCCCGCGGCCATCGAGGGGTTCATGCGCTTCGCGCGCCTGCAGATGACCACGCTGGATGGGCCGGAGCACGTGCGCGTGCGCCGTCCCGCCCAGACGGCCTTCACGGCGCAGGCGCTCGAGATCTGGCGTCCCGCCATCCGCCGCATCACGGAGGAGCTCCTGGCTCCGCTGCTCCCGTCGGGACGGATGGACCTGGTGGCGGACTTCTCCCATCTGCTGCCCCCGATCGTCATCGCCGAGATCCTCGGCGTGCCTCCCGCCGACCATCAGCGCTTCCGTGAATGGTCCGTGGCCCTGGGCGAGTTCTCCTCCCCCGCGCCCGGCAAGGACATGCGGGAGGTGGCGGAACGGGCCAATGTGGCGACAGCGGAGCTCGGCAATTTCCTCCTCACGGCCTCCGAGCAGCGCCGCCGCTGTCCCGGCAAGGATGCCCTCAGCCACATGATCCTCGCCGGGGATGAGGGAAAGATCACCCCGGAGGAGATGCTGGCCAACGCCACCACCGTGCTCGTGGCCGGGCACCTGACCACCACCGATCAGATCAGCAATAGCATCTACGATCTGCTGACACACCCCGAGCAACTGCGGCTGTTGCGCGAGAATCCCCGTCTGATGACGTCGGCCGTGGAGGAGATGCTGCGCTTCAGCCCGGCGGTGACCACCGTCTTCCGAGTGGCCTCCGAGACCTTCCAGCTGCGCGGCCGGACCATTCGCGAAGGAGATCTCGTGTGCTTCTTCGCGGGCGCCGCCAATCGGGACCCGGAGCACTTCCCCGACCCGGACCGCTTCGACATCACCCGCGACTTCTCCCAGCAGAGAATCATGACCTTCAGCTTCGGGCCCCACCAATGCCTGGGCGCCAGCCTGGCCCGCATGGAGCTGGAGATCGCCATCGAGCTGCTTATCCAGCACATGCCCGGGTTGCGTCTGGACCCGGAGCAGCCCCCCCGGCGCAAGAGCGGCAATCTGCTCTTCCATGGTTTCGAGCGGATGCCCCTCCAGTGGTGA